A region from the Drosophila takahashii strain IR98-3 E-12201 chromosome 2L, DtakHiC1v2, whole genome shotgun sequence genome encodes:
- the ova gene encoding uncharacterized protein ova, producing the protein MDEKDKAQHNMISNLPLLFANGYPTSLEKITEPQLENFIPFMVQCSLGHINLPKKVDCSEPEWWPENAPFEIPLKKPKAFVGNWMEKMKEIVVICYQFHKSLFLLRFCNDLAAYEHASLRFINNYNSTTSLYDRRNNKLLVTFRNENMSYDRQQKNRKCLLLQKNNSSISENVQHMMVEPPPFDIYLCDNCDAELYSKEAILEHENICCMEDDVILCDSPEPDNKCEGKNEDIELRNAFLLNFSLQSKFTDNSTSKEKQKTYSFHEETSTETSNRKRRLPSRRNRTVHSFSRCSFIPISSPAGQQLLKSTKQTNSKEYVSERQERLDRFCYTPLIIKSNTRQKYFEKKSNTTVHCTFKKSHEHNYHIYSFPRRQFVKRRDTTENFLFLNSPLIKQCRPISVRLKKISEHIMEEQNHTANTKLNIRLTRHNSLNSHWRISPTKEVVVDTIDLCSSDDDEQQEKPIGSPKRLGSDALTIIKLTHNNRKSSRRAIEPSKCPSETESVVDSSVKPLQQSLYIFSNYKANSVISRCTVDSISNHSLVSSLSTSNTFSDSQGHRKEYNQENCNFSKNLVTLTDWYAHSANSEKSPTNQTTESSTFEALSAAPPFNSTGRIISIDLTS; encoded by the exons ATGGATGAAAAGGATAAAGCTCAACACAACATGATATCCAACCTACCGCTTTTGTTTGCAAATGGATATCCAACATCCCTAGAAAAAATAACGGAACCTCAGTTAGAAAATTTTATTCCATTCATGGTGCAGTGCTCTTTAGGACATATAAATTTACCAAAGAAAGTAGATTGCAGTGAACCAGAATGGTGGCCCGAAAACGCACCATTCGAAATTCCGCTGAAAAAGCCGAAAGCATTTGTTGGG AATTGGAtggaaaaaatgaaagaaattgtGGTTATTTGCTATCAATTTCACAAaagcttatttttattaagattTTGTAATGATTTAGCTGCGTACGAGCACGCGAGCTTGAGGTTCATAAACAATTATAACTCAACGACATCATTGTATGACAGAAGAAACAACAAATTGCTGGTAACATTTCGAAATGAAAACATG TCATATGAtagacaacaaaaaaatagaaagtgCTTGTTGCTGCAAAAGAATAACAGTTCAATTAGCGAAAACGTACAACATATGATGGTTGAGCCACCTCCTTTTGATATTTATCTATGCGACAACTGTGATGCTGAACTTTACTCTAAAGAAGCTATTCTG GAACACGAAAACATTTGTTGCATGGAAGATGATGTTATACTTTGTGATTCCCCTGAGCCAGATAACAAATGTGAAGGGAAGAACGAAGATATTGAACTGCGCAACGCCTTTCTATTAAACTTTAGCCTGCAATCCAAATTCACTGATAACAGTAcatcaaaagaaaaacaaaaaacatattcTTTTCATGAAGAAACATCAACGGAAACATCAAACAGAAAGAGGCGTCTACCATCACGGAGAAATCGAACAGTTCATTCATTTAGTAGGTGTTCGTTTATCCCAATATCATCACCTGCAGGACAGCAATTATTAAAAtcgacaaaacaaacaaactctAAGGAATATGTTTCCGAAAGACAGGAACGCCTGGATCGATTTTGTTACACGCCActaattattaaatcaaacaCCAGGCAAAAGTATTTCGAGAAAAAATCAAACACAACCGTACATTGCACATTTAAAAAGTCGCATGAACATAATTACCATATATATTCCTTTCCGCGACGTCAATTTGTTAAACGCAGGGACACTACTGagaactttttgtttttgaattcTCCCTTGATTAAGCAATGCCGTCCAATTTCAGTCAGATTGAAAAAGATATCGGAACATATAATGGAAGAGCAAAATCACACTGCAAATACTAAACTTAATATAAGACTAACGCGCCACAATTCGCTTAATTCGCATTGGAGGATTTCACCTACTAAGGAAGTGGTTGTTGATACAATTGACTTATGCTCCTCCGACGATGATGAGCAACAAGAAAAACCAATCGGCTCGCCTAAAAGACTGGGTTCGGACGCACTTACTATAATAAAACTTACGCATAACAACAGAAAGTCCAGCAGGCGAGCTATTGAGCCAAGCAAATGTCCTTCTGAGACAGAATCAGTAGTAGATAGTTCTGTTAAGCCCCTACAACAgtctttatacattttttcaaattataaaGCTAACTCGGTAATTAGTCGTTGCACTGTGGACTCGATATCAAATCATTCATTGGTGAGTTCCTTGAGTACATCGAATACTTTTTCTGATTCTCAAGGACACCGAAAAGAATACAATCAAGAAAACtgcaatttttctaaaaacttgGTCACACTCACAGACTGGTACGCTCATTCAGCTAATTCGGAAAAGAGCCCAACAAATCAAACTACTGAGAGTAGTACGTTTGAAGCACTTTCCGCGGCTCCGCCGTTCAATAGCACTGGGCGCATAATTTCCATTGATTTAACTTCATAG